The genomic interval CCAGAGGAGTGTTATAGTGTGATAATCATTAATGATTAATCAGTGCTGGGAGGAGTGGGGCTTGTCAGTGTCTCTTGCACTGAGTCGACTCACAACAGATCATGAAAGACAACAAGTCACACAATGTCAGTCTGGCCCCACATGTAATGTCTGAAACATGACTGAGTTACATTGTTAACTGTCAAGCTAATCAGGGTTGAATGGAGAAGAGTGAATCTCAAAAGCTATAGAAACCGATCATATTCAAAATCTATTATTTACTCTTAAAAACCTACTGGACAGAGTCTCATGAAGGATGTGGtacgggtcagggaagaacccatgaAATCCTGGTGCCGATTGGGATCAAGGGACAGATTCAGTATTTtataaaatgattattattatttaacagtgagagagagcatctttttgttgtttgtttttctaggCTTTGTAAAATATCTGATGAGAACTGATATCCATAAGTGTGACTTGATTGAAACTATTCAAAGTGCTGAACAGGTCATTGGCCATAAAATGTATGATACAATATGGAAATCTCTCTTTGTAAATATCATAAATTTGATTCAGTCACATTCATTTAGTAATTGCTAGTGCTGCAGAAATCCCTGGTCTCACACTACTTAACATAAACATGATCCACATCCCCACAGCTTTTAAAGTAGAGGCACAATGATTCCTCTGTATCAGCAGATACCCTGGGCCCCTGAGATGAGGTATTAGAGTCATAGTTCATATAAACCAGTTGATATATATCTCTTGGTGGTTTAGTCACTTTACTGCCCAGCCCTACATGTTACATGTAGAGCTGCCCTACAAATGCCCTACATTTTCCAGAAATAACAGATGGAATGAGGTAATGTGGCTTGATCTACACCGTGCTGTAATGATCAGTATCTCTCCTGGCTCCTTCATTCTGTGACCCTGAATTAATCTGCTGATCTTTGGCCAAGTGTGTCACTAAAATCAATGTTTGCTGTTCAAACACAGACCACTTTAATGCGTCTGTGGCAAACCTGGGTCTTAATGTAGCCACCAGGAATAAGAAATGCTGGAGAGACCGATGTAAAGGCATCgtctcatccttccttcctgtctCATACAGCGGCTGTGCACATTCCTGAGCAGAATTAGCCTGCTGTTTTCTGCAAGCAGAGCAGCAATGAATATTAACTAGTGCGTATCAAACTGTTCCATGGTACAATTACATATCTGAATCATGGCAAACCTATATTGGGCTTTAATTCAGCAAAATTAGAGCTgaattcccaaaattccagcGAAGCAACAACATTCTGTGATGCTCCACTCCTCTGatgtttctctccagtcttAGTGATCTGTGAAATGAACTTGGCACCAacttaaaagagagaaaatattcCCGATGGATCAAAGCTCTCCTCATTGTTTTATGCAGAGAACACGAATGAACCACAACAGTCAGATGAAGCTGGTTCACAGAGAGCAAGGAAAACACTGTCGTTTGATTTGATAACATCACAGAGAtctcatattttaaaagttctCTGTGATAAAGCTAATTGGGTTTTTTATTGTGCTTACTGCTTGTTAATAGAAGATGCACTTGTATATTCTTATTGTAGGGTAATTATTATTCAGAGACTCTGGAGTATGTGGTTTTAATGAGGTTTATGAACCAGCTGTGACAAATTATTGTTCTGAAAATATAGCCAGCGGAATTCTtagtcaaataataaaacaattatcTCATTAAACTATCAAATTTCACCAGATTGTATACTTCACTAGAGCCAAACATCAGTGTCCAAAATAACATGGCGTTCCCCTGCTGCCTAACAGACAGTAGATCCGGGTTTTACTGGCCCTTTGTGTAGTTTTACTGGTCCAGCagctaaaaatgaaaacaatgaggTTGCAGATTACAACCAACTGAATACCCTGTgcctccccctctcttttcaAGCTGATAGGTGAGTCTACGGTGGCGTGTAggtaacataaaacaaaaaaggccCCTCTTTagatataaagggctcattgtGAGGTAACTAAACTTCACGATTTCCTAATATCAGGTGGTTATACTTTAACAAGGACATAATATCTTTAGACTGCCAAATGAGATAATACCTCAATAACATTCAGATTATATAGTGAGCAGTTTTACAGTATTTCTGAATTTAAATTAGCATTTAAAATCCACTTATTTCAGAACAGTGacaatcatttttttatatGTGACTAGCAGGGTGTAGTAGAATATTATCCAAATAAATTACTACATTTCAAAATCGGAACCTGTATTAGACAGATTTAATTTTGATTTGAGTGTGTTAAGTAAACGCTTTTAAACACTCACTAATCGCAGGTTTGCTCCGTGCCGCTGTCAAACCTGAATGCTTCACACACTGATCCCATCCAACGGTGTTGTCTTCACAGGTCCCGTACGAGACTCTGAACAAACGCTTCAGAGCAGCTCAGAAGAACATCGATCGGGAGACCAGTCACGTGACCATGGTGGTGGCGGAGCTGGAGAAAACCCTGAGCAGCTTCCCAGTGGTTGACTCTGTGGTGTCACTGCTGGATGGGGTGGTGGAGAAACTCAGCGCCCTCAAAAGGAAGGTGAGGGATACAGATACATACAAACAGGCAAGCCACTAAATGTGCTCTTATAGATACAAACATCTCACAATATCTGGTAGATTTGCTCCTTCTAGATTAAGGTCTTGCTGCTATGGTTAGATTTGGAATTTTAAAACGTCAGTTATCCCATCTCTACACTAACTGGGATTGATTTAATCTACTTTTCTCAAAGCTTTTCACACTAAAATGCAAAGAGTATAAGAAATATTTGTGTATTAGAAATCATGATAACTGCCCTTAAGCTATCATGGCTGTTTGTTTTTACCTCTGTGGTATAATGTTCAGCAGATGTTTGTCACATACCAACATCTATTTGGTGAAGAGACAAATAgtctcaagctgctttcagacatgcactgaactcactACATGTGATAAGTACAGtaagaatgagtgtgtgtgtgtcgcataGGCTGCAGAGTCCATCCAGGCAGAAGACGAGAGTGCCAAGCTGTGTAAGCGTCGCATCGAGCACTTGAAGGAGCACAGCAGCGACCAGCCGGCCTCAGTGAACCTGTGGAAGAAGAAACGCATGGATCGCATGATGGTGGAGCATCTGCTGCGCTGCGGCTACTACAACACAGCTGTGAAACTGGCCAGACAGAGCGGTATAGAGGTGATTGTCAACTCAATACTAACAGACCCTGACTATTGGTTTTTGtttatacacattttattaCGTGTCTTGTGcttttttgaatttaattatcaGGTCAcaattgtactttttttttttttagtttctctctttgttgacatgttgacttATCTATGTTTTTTAGGATCTGGTGAACATTGAAATGTTCCTCACAGctaaggaggtggaggagtctCTGGAGAGGCAGGAGACTGCCACCTGTTTAGCCTGGTGCCACGACAACAAGTCTCGCCTCCGTAAAATGAAGGTAGTTAATTCACAACAGTTCAGGTTTAGCCTCTGGAATGCAAATGGTTTCAGTTGATTTCTGCCAATGCTtagaaagcaaacaaaaaaaggtcAAGCATAACAGGCGAGCAGAAATGGATAGAATATGCAAATGTCATTATTTTTGTGTGATGATTATTTCGGCTCTTAATGATCAGTGGAACAAAGTGACTTAGGACTTtaattagatttattttatttggggTGTTTTGCTCTTCTGTCAGTGGCAGCAAGTTAAAGCAATACTGGAACATTTGAACTCAACTGCAACATTATAATGGATTAGAATCCCCTACTCTCTGAGGtgttaaggctccagtatgcttctacgttctccttttctcggagagggctccacggagggcgaagagtctttttgatttttacttctccgaccactgtacgtcgaaaaaaattcaccgccaaacccataggtggtgcaacggaagacaagctcagagaagcctaccccagttttgggaagaagaagtccacgtgtgtctgtttagctctgttagcttgcctcccacacactgaaccatggcaactaacagaactaaataaagtgacacccagcgggtcaagatgctgatgttatcgcttcttagcgcagcggttccccggtctagtttccgaactgtgttgctgattccacagctttaatctgcttgaggctacacggagctagctagctcccatcccagctagctcccccccagcttccacacacagtcagcagggactcccgacactaactactatccagtgtttgcttctaacctgacggtattatagaaacagtgtcatgatagaagtggaattaaagtcgtgacggcgggtttttgcactgttaccaccgcagttagcatggttgctagcccgctagcctagcctgctagcgccgttttgaaagctcgttataaccgtatgtgaccgtgcacacatgccgtcagtgctctaacgagccaccgtcagccggacaactccgctggcttaacacacacgtcacgttaatcgtagaatcatagttgtgattgggtttgatgtgacagggaaggaaacaggaagtttgaggtccggaaatgacgttgtaGGGAAATTACGttgtagggaaatgatgtcgttcgcggaccaatcacagccaagagctgtccgtgggctctccgacatgaagacggagagttagaaaaatcagaggtgtacaaaaagctctccgaggcacTCGGAGATGGCGTTCCACGAcagatagggcggtcttatctatccgttttacaaaatacgtacaagcataaattggcctttaatcCTGGGATTATCCCATTAAACCAGAAGTACGATGTAGTGGGATGTCTATGAGAGTTGTCAGGTTTTAATGGATTTGATTTCAGCTACCAAAAGTCAGGTATGTCTGACATCCCTACTAAGTGAGATCAGAACTGCAGGAATGCATGATAATCATCTCAGTTAACTGTTACCAGCAGAGTCAACATTGTTGTAGGGAGATGCTCAAAAAACCACAGGGTTTCAAGACTATTCTGATGCTTTTTATTCCCTACCGCAAGCATTCGGGAAATTTCCAAGTGAATTATTATGTCACAAGAGGATTAGGAAGCTAACGCCAACCAACTGCTGGACTCTTTTTCAAGCTCCACTGCAGCAGGacattttttcctctttttaaaaaaacatttggttgATAAAGAATTGAAAGGCAGCTATGGAATCTTCCAGAACCACAGCAGTTACATAAAAGGATCAGTTACATCCATGCTGCGGTACGTCCTGAGTTCagaaaggagaaaagagaaagtctGAGGGCTCTGCAgcatttcactgtttttaatatagttttgtttttattcttttggcAGAGTTGTCTTGAGTTTAGTCTGAGAATCCAGGAGTTCATCGAGCTCATCAGACAAAACAAACGCATGGATGCAGTCAGGTACTAGACACAGcaccacaacacacatacatacaaacacaaactgtttcaTTACAAACACAGTAACTGTTTCACCCTAAATACAGCAACATTATCTATTCTATGTAAAACATTGAAGACCTTAAAAAATTGATTgtggtaatgtgtgtgtttgtgtttgtgtcagacaTGCCAGGAAACACTTCAGCCAAGCAGAGGGTGGACAGTTGGATGAGGTTCGGCAGGTGATGGGGATGTTGGCCTTCCCATCAGATACACACATCTCTCCATACAAGGTAACGCAGATGGTTTAACCATTGTAATCTACATATATATGTAAGATTTTATTTGACACACATATAACCAAGGAACCTTGTGGTGTACTTGTGGAATTCTTAGATTCACACATGAAAATGTCTGTCTTTATCAGAACTGGCACAGAAACAACTGAACTGAAAAACTCTAATATGTAATTTAAAGCAGCTGTTATTACACAATGAGCGAACACGACTTTGCAAGCTGTGGATTAACAGATGTTAATTTAACGGCATCAATTTTTGATGACTGATAATACACCACTTTGTAGAGCTCAAGCAGAGGAAGTGCTATAGCAACAGAGGAGCCACTAGATGGCcttgtgtttgtgaaaaaaacaaaatcacttcCCTCTTCTCCATTACTTCAGACTTGTCCAGGGCATCTGTTTTTAACTGTTTCAATTTTTAATCTTTAGTGGGGCGACAAAAGTCTTCTGATAAATGGGGTTTTACCATGGCATCATGACAGCAATTATTCATCTCAAATTGAttgtatatatttcatttttattattatttatctctgtaaaatgtttataGTGGAAACTCtgtagtggttgtgtgtgtctttcctctttttcagtttaatttgtaGGGTTTTCCGTTGCTTATGTAACACTCTGGTCTGCACCTCACAAATAGTAATTACTGGGTTTCTGTTGTTgttaaaatctctgtctcttgttttttctgttgcttcAGGATCTTTTGGATCCAGCCCGCTGGAAGATGCTGATTCAGCAGTTTCGATATGACAACTACAGACTGCACCAGCTTGGAAACAACTCTGTGTTCACTATAACCCTACAGGCTGGGCTGTCTGCCATCAAGACACCGTATCCTACCATACTCTGTTTCCAATATGAAGTAATACTCGAGTCGGGGGTCTTATGAGTTTGGGTCAACAATGTCAGCTGACTATCTCAAACCTCTTCCTCACCAGGGTTCGACAAGTGTTTAACGCTGCCTGGCTTAGCTGAATATAGTGTTGTTACCAAAAAAGGAAGTTAAACGAATGATagtgatttttaaatgttgaggGATGTAGAGAAATTGTGAATCAAGACAGAGACATGGACAGGCAGAGGTGAAATGTATCTCGAATCTAATAAACTGTTCAGTGTAACTCAGTAAAACCACTTAGTGTTATTTAGCTACACTGCAGACTGGAATCGATGCTGGCAAGATGCAAGCTACTGTATGTCATGAATGGATCCAATAGGTTTAACACACATGGAGCAGACTTTCATATGAAGAAGATTCACTGTCTGaaagtttttcctcttttacaataaaataggtgAGGATATGCAGCCTTTTTACACACTTGTAAATCAGCTTAAAGGGGCAGTTGACTCCGATCCCATTACCAGTAAGGGAGGTTGCCTTTCtgtatttcttctttcttctctgctgATCGAAGCCGGGTCCGATGAAAacctgtgtctcctgcagagtcatttgCCGATTGAATTGATTCCCACTGCAGACAAAGCCACATGTCAGTGGGGTATTTAGCCAGTGGAACAGGGCCTAACATATTTAACCTGATGTTATAACTCCTCAATTAAACCTATTTAAATTGCAAAATGGGAATTTCCTTTATAATGAATCATAAGGAAAGCAGACATGGGATTTAAAATGAGGGTAGAGTTCTTATGGTTTGCCAAATAGGGTCGATTTCACGTTATAACTGTCTTTGCTCTTTCTCTTACTGTGAGACATGCTATAACATCATCAAGTTTTGGTCCCTAACCTTATTGCCTATTCCAGTCAGTGCTACAAGGAGGACGGTACCTCAAAGAACCCAGACTGCCCGGTTTGCAGTAAATCTCTAAACAAGTTGGCCCAGCCGCTGCCCATGGCCCATTGTGCCAACTCCAGACTAGTTTGCAAGATCTCTGGAGAGGTCATGAATGAAAACAACCCTCCGATGATGCTTCCTAATGGATACGTGTACGGCTACAATGTGAGTACCCCACAAGATGAACCCTTAAAATAAGGGAAACCGAAAACTGTTTTCTCCTTAATTCATCATCTTCTCGGTATTCTCTCTTCCAGTCCCTTCTG from Limanda limanda chromosome 10, fLimLim1.1, whole genome shotgun sequence carries:
- the maea gene encoding E3 ubiquitin-protein transferase MAEA gives rise to the protein MAVQETASQLSMALKVQEYPTLKVPYETLNKRFRAAQKNIDRETSHVTMVVAELEKTLSSFPVVDSVVSLLDGVVEKLSALKRKAAESIQAEDESAKLCKRRIEHLKEHSSDQPASVNLWKKKRMDRMMVEHLLRCGYYNTAVKLARQSGIEDLVNIEMFLTAKEVEESLERQETATCLAWCHDNKSRLRKMKSCLEFSLRIQEFIELIRQNKRMDAVRHARKHFSQAEGGQLDEVRQVMGMLAFPSDTHISPYKDLLDPARWKMLIQQFRYDNYRLHQLGNNSVFTITLQAGLSAIKTPQCYKEDGTSKNPDCPVCSKSLNKLAQPLPMAHCANSRLVCKISGEVMNENNPPMMLPNGYVYGYNSLLSIRQDDKVVCPRTKEVFNFSQAEKVYIM